A DNA window from Hevea brasiliensis isolate MT/VB/25A 57/8 chromosome 2, ASM3005281v1, whole genome shotgun sequence contains the following coding sequences:
- the LOC110666641 gene encoding uncharacterized protein LOC110666641 — translation MAMDEEASLSSQLPQEPPNGLTIKISTSCSKTGKGISTLLASSNSDLPSPNLKNSIESSPLNSPSLVSPPSSAFVSALQSPYISPRAITPKPTPPENPTPVTYPSPQVSSYRGSQSDDIPSSSYTLPSDQYEYSDDPADAKLKYVTCVPVPDPAPPRISFSFPVPRISFKGSVSPASNAKLRSCDVYIGFHGQNPNLIRFCKWLKSELELQGIACFVADRSKYSDQNHEIADRVISSVAYGIVVVTNSSFLNHLSLEEIRFFAQKKNLIPIFFGTELAEIMGLLYCNSIDKECKEAIGLLKYHEFKLETNEANWRSCVAKAAGLLRAKLGRKSVAEKDEIERLEELPFPRNKSFVGREKEIMEIETALFGCGDTLEHKYSIPIVQGEAHEQSGDLGNDESETAITQGERYINLEFGGKCKEPALEAWVEPVIGRNSWKRSKHKKSKSGNYKCLGCSSVFCINGVAGIGKTELALEFAYRYSQRYKMILWVGGEARYLRQNILNLSLNLGLDVSADGEKERERIRSFEEQEFEAFKRVKRELFRDVPYLLIIDNLETETEWWEGKDLYDLIPRNTGGSHVIITSRLPKVMNFDMMQLPPLPLADAMILMRGRRKKDYQRDELEFLQKFDEKLGRLSFGLWVIGSLLSEFSISPSELFEAVNQVPPEDGSACSYMSINDEQYCKNNPFLMKLLNFCLNVLQQSNGTKNVLASRMLLVGAWFAPAPISVTLLATAAKDMPTIGNRFKKWTKCLSLPFACCSGCGLAPQSEEDSAILLVKLGLARKANRHPACWIQFHPITQVFARRKEGLSAAKATVQGVRKIGNPMINSDHLWASAFLVFGFKSEPPLVQLKAIDIVLYIKKTALPLAIRAFTTFSRCNSALELLKVCTNVLEEVEKTFVSQIQDRCHDSLCWTKTIQGHQRVDEYVWHDVTLLKATLLETRAKLLLRGGHFDSGEKLCRTCTSIRTVMLGHNNAQTLAAQETLAKLVRMRSKI, via the coding sequence ATGGCCATGGATGAAGAAGCATCACTCTCTAGTCAACTTCCTCAGGAACCTCCAAATGGGCTCACCATCAAGATTTCAACTTCTTGCAGCAAAACTGGTAAAGGCATCTCAACTCTCCTTGCTTCTTCAAATTCAGATTTGCCTTCTCCAAACTTAAAGAACTCGATTGAATCATCCCCATTAAACTCTCCTTCCCTAGTGTCTCCACCATCATCAGCATTTGTTTCAGCCCTGCAATCACCATATATATCACCAAGAGCTATAACCCCAAAACCTACTCCACCAGAGAATCCAACACCGGTCACCTATCCATCACCACAGGTCTCATCATATCGGGGCTCACAATCAGATGACATACCAAGCAGCTCCTACACTCTCCCATCAGACCAATACGAATATTCTGATGACCCAGCTGATGCAAAGCTCAAGTACGTGACCTGTGTTCCAGTACCAGATCCTGCCCCACCACGCATCTCCTTCTCATTTCCTGTCCCTCGCATTTCCTTCAAAGGGTCTGTTTCCCCAGCTTCCAATGCCAAACTCAGGAGCTGTGACGTTTACATTGGCTTCCATGGCCAGAATCCTAATCTTATCCGTTTCTGTAAATGGCTTAAATCTGAGCTAGAGCTCCAGGGAATTGCTTGCTTTGTTGCGGATAGATCCAAATACTCAGATCAAAACCACGAGATTGCAGACAGAGTTATCAGCTCAGTCGCTTATGGAATTGTGGTGGTGACGAACTCCAGCTTCCTTAACCATCTGAGCTTAGAGGAGATTAGATTCTTTGCTCAGAAGAAGAACTTGATTCCAATTTTCTTTGGCACAGAGCTTGCAGAAATCATGGGCCTTCTCTACTGCAATTCAATTGATAAAGAATGTAAAGAAGCAATTGGACTATTGAAGTATCATGAGTTCAAACTGGAAACGAATGAGGCAAATTGGAGGAGCTGTGTAGCAAAAGCTGCTGGGCTATTAAGAGCTAAACTTGGGCGAAAGAGTGTGGCTGAGAAAGATGAAATAGAAAGATTGGAGGAGCTTCCATTTCCACGAAACAAATCTTTTGTTGGTAGAGAGAAGGAGATCATGGAGATTGAAACTGCCTTATTTGGATGTGGGGATACTCTTGAACATAAGTACTCAATTCCAATAGTACAAGGAGAAGCCCATGAGCAATCCGGGGACCTTGGAAATGATGAAAGTGAGACAGCCATCACCCAAGGGGAGAGATATATTAATTTGGAGTTCGGAGGTAAGTGCAAAGAACCAGCATTAGAGGCCTGGGTGGAACCAGTTATTGGAAGGAATTCCTGGAAGAGGTCAAAACACAAGAAATCAAAAAGTGGGAATTACAAGTGCCTGGGTTGCAGCAGTGTTTTTTGCATAAATGGCGTTGCAGGCATTGGAAAGACAGAGCTTGCACTTGAATTTGCTTACAGGTATTCTCAGAGATATAAAATGATTTTGTGGGTTGGTGGCGAAGCTCGATATCTCAGGCAGAACATACTAAATCTCTCACTTAATCTGGGGTTGGATGTGAGCGCTGATGGTGAAAAGGAACGAGAGAGAATTAGAAGCTTTGAAGAGCAAGAATTTGAAGCATTCAAAAGAGTCAAAAGGGAGCTGTTCCGAGACGTGCCATATCTACTTATTATTGACAATCTTGAGACAGAAACAGAATGGTGGGAAGGGAAGGACCTGTATGATTTGATTCCAAGGAACACTGGAGGGTCACACGTGATTATCACAAGCAGACTACCCAAGGTGATGAATTTTGACATGATGCAGCTTCCACCATTGCCATTGGCAGATGCAATGATCTTAATGAGAGGGCGAAGGAAAAAGGACTACCAACGCGATGAGCTAGAATTTCTTCAGAAATTTGATGAGAAATTGGGAAGGTTGAGCTTTGGTTTATGGGTGATTGGATCACTTCTTTCAGAGTTTTCAATTTCTCCATCAGAACTCTTCGAAGCAGTTAATCAAGTTCCACCTGAAGATGGTTCTGCATGCTCCTATATGAGCATAAATGATGAACAATACTGTAAAAACAATCCTTTCCTAATGAAGCTTCTAAATTTTTGTCTCAATGTTCTGCAGCAAAGCAATGGGACAAAGAACGTTCTTGCCTCCAGAATGCTTCTCGTTGGTGCTTGGTTTGCTCCAGCACCCATTTCAGTAACTTTGCTGGCAACAGCAGCTAAGGATATGCCTACTATTGGAAATAGATTTAAAAAATGGACCAAATGTCTAAGCCTTCCATTTGCCTGCTGCTCTGGTTGTGGATTAGCGCCCCAAAGTGAAGAAGATTCTGCCATTCTTCTTGTTAAACTAGGACTAGCACGGAAAGCTAACAGGCATCCTGCTTGCTGGATTCAGTTCCACCCCATAACTCAAGTGTTTGCAAGAAGAAAAGAAGGTTTATCAGCTGCCAAGGCCACTGTGCAAGGAGTAAGGAAAATTGGCAACCCGATGATCAACTCTGATCATTTATGGGCATCTGCATTCCTTGTCTTTGGATTCAAATCTGAACCCCCACTTGTCCAGTTGAAGGCAATTGATATTGTTTTGTACATAAAAAAGACAGCACTCCCACTAGCAATTAGAGCCTTCACAACCTTCTCAAGGTGTAATTCAGCACTGGAGCTTCTGAAAGTGTGCACTAATGTGCTTGAAGAAGTAGAGAAGACATTTGTGTCACAAATACAAGACAGGTGCCATGATTCACTTTGTTGGACGAAGACAATACAAGGACATCAAAGAGTGGATGAATATGTGTGGCACGATGTAACTTTGTTGAAGGCTACTTTACTTGAAACTAGGGCAAAGTTGCTGCTGAGAGGCGGGCACTTTGATAGTGGCGAGAAATTATGTAGGACTTGTACAAGTATCCGGACAGTGATGCTTGGCCACAACAATGCCCAAACCTTGGCTGCGCAAGAAACACTAGCAAAGTTAGTTAGAATGAGAAGCAAAATATGA
- the LOC110666642 gene encoding PRA1 family protein G2: MTQPSAPTATPAAPTIYTTIPISPADVISRSLHNLTAFVSRLRPWPELIASGTFNRPDSFASGLSRLRINLRYFRINYAIVVSVSGALSLTGSPYALILFALVFALWLLIYFFREDPLVFWGYQVSDRLVLVGLVLVSILAIWLSGGFWSLVLGIVIGILICGVHAVLKNADGLFLDEREAASRSLISSASGAGYGAVPVSDRVEFTISD; this comes from the coding sequence ATGACGCAACCGTCGGCACCCACCGCTACCCCCGCCGCCCCAACCATCTATACTACCATCCCCATCTCCCCCGCCGATGTCATATCTCGGTCACTTCATAACCTCACTGCCTTCGTCTCCCGCCTTCGCCCGTGGCCCGAACTCATCGCATCCGGAACCTTCAACCGCCCCGACTCCTTCGCCTCCGGCCTGAGCCGCCTCCGCATTAACCTCCGCTATTTTCGCATCAACTACGCTATCGTCGTCTCCGTCTCCGGTGCGTTGTCTCTGACGGGGTCCCCATATGCACTGATCCTATTTGCCCTCGTTTTCGCACTCTGGTTGCTAATCTACTTTTTCAGAGAAGATCCACTGGTCTTTTGGGGCTATCAAGTGAGTGATCGTCTGGTTTTAGTAGGTTTGGTTTTGGTCTCAATTTTGGCTATTTGGTTGAGCGGTGGCTTTTGGAGTTTGGTGTTAGGTATTGTGATAGGGATTTTGATATGTGGTGTTCACGCCGTTTTGAAGAACGCAGATGGGCTATTTCTTGATGAACGAGAGGCTGCATCAAGATCTTTGATCAGTTCAGCTTCTGGAGCTGGATATGGAGCTGTACCTGTATCCGATCGAGTTGAATTTACTATATCGGACTAA